A window of the Scandinavium goeteborgense genome harbors these coding sequences:
- the uspC gene encoding universal stress protein UspC, translating to MTYTHLLVAVAPTPESHKLVSKAVSIARPVNARISLITSATDPEMYNQFAAPMLENLRELMQEETRQFLDELTARADYPIANANIACGELSEHIKDFCLKQQVDLVICGNHNKSFFARATSSAKSVVGNSGVDVLLVSLEDE from the coding sequence ATGACCTACACTCACTTGTTAGTTGCTGTCGCACCGACACCGGAAAGTCATAAGCTGGTCAGTAAAGCGGTCTCGATTGCGCGGCCGGTCAATGCGCGTATCAGCCTCATTACCTCGGCAACCGATCCGGAAATGTATAACCAGTTCGCAGCGCCGATGCTCGAAAACCTGCGCGAGCTGATGCAGGAAGAAACCCGACAGTTTCTCGACGAACTGACAGCCCGGGCCGACTACCCGATTGCCAATGCCAACATTGCCTGCGGTGAATTAAGTGAACACATCAAAGATTTTTGCCTAAAGCAGCAGGTCGATTTGGTTATCTGCGGCAATCACAACAAAAGCTTCTTTGCCCGCGCCACCAGTAGCGCGAAAAGTGTGGTAGGAAACAGCGGTGTCGATGTGCTACTGGTATCGCTGGAAGACGAATAA
- the cheW gene encoding chemotaxis protein CheW yields MTGMTNVAKLAGEPSGQEFLVFTLGNEEYGIDILKVQEIRGYDQVTRIANTPSFIKGVTNLRGVIVPIVDLRVKFSQEDVEYNDNTVVIVLNLSQRVVGIVVDGVSDVLSLASDQIRPAPEFAVTLSTEYLTGLGALDERMLILVNIEKLLNSEEMSLLDSAAISAA; encoded by the coding sequence ATGACCGGTATGACGAATGTAGCAAAACTGGCGGGCGAACCCTCGGGCCAGGAGTTCCTGGTCTTCACGTTGGGGAATGAAGAGTACGGGATTGATATCCTGAAGGTGCAGGAAATTCGCGGCTACGATCAGGTAACGCGCATTGCCAACACCCCGTCGTTCATCAAAGGCGTGACCAACCTGCGCGGTGTGATTGTGCCGATCGTCGACCTGCGCGTGAAGTTCAGCCAGGAAGATGTGGAATACAACGACAACACGGTGGTGATTGTCCTGAATCTCAGCCAGCGCGTGGTAGGGATTGTGGTCGACGGCGTCTCCGACGTGCTGTCGCTGGCGTCGGACCAGATTCGCCCGGCACCGGAATTCGCTGTCACGCTGTCGACCGAATATCTCACCGGTCTCGGCGCGCTCGATGAACGGATGCTCATTCTGGTGAATATCGAAAAGCTGCTCAACAGCGAAGAAATGTCCCTGCTCGACAGCGCTGCCATCAGCGCCGCGTAA
- the araH gene encoding L-arabinose ABC transporter permease AraH produces the protein MSAVTTSGPRRNTFSVGRIWDQYGMLVVFAVLFLACAIFVPNFASFVNMKGLLLAISMSGMVACGMLFCLASGDFDLSVASVIACAGVTTAVVINLSESLWLGVFAGLLLGALSGLVNGFVIARLKINALITTLATMQIVRGLAYIISDGKAVGIEDERFFTLGYANWLGLPAPIWLTVACLIVFGLLLNKTTFGRNTLAIGGNEEAARLAGVPVVRTKIIIFVLSGLVSAAAGIILASRMTSGQPMTSMGYELIVISACVLGGVSLKGGIGKISYVVAGILILGTVENAMNLLNISPFSQYVVRGLILLAAVIFDRYKQKAKRAV, from the coding sequence ATGTCCGCTGTGACAACCTCCGGCCCACGCCGGAATACCTTTAGCGTGGGGCGCATCTGGGATCAGTACGGCATGCTGGTGGTGTTCGCCGTGCTGTTCCTTGCCTGCGCCATTTTTGTGCCGAACTTTGCCAGCTTCGTGAACATGAAAGGGCTGCTGCTGGCGATTTCGATGTCCGGGATGGTGGCCTGTGGGATGCTGTTCTGCCTGGCATCGGGAGATTTCGACCTGTCGGTCGCATCGGTGATTGCCTGCGCAGGCGTCACCACCGCCGTGGTTATTAACCTGTCGGAAAGTCTGTGGCTCGGGGTGTTTGCCGGGCTGCTGCTCGGGGCACTGAGCGGCCTGGTGAACGGCTTCGTGATTGCGCGTCTGAAAATCAACGCCCTGATCACGACGCTGGCCACCATGCAAATTGTGCGCGGCCTGGCGTATATCATTTCTGATGGTAAAGCGGTGGGCATCGAAGACGAGCGCTTCTTTACGCTTGGCTACGCCAACTGGCTGGGCCTGCCTGCGCCCATCTGGCTGACGGTGGCGTGCCTGATTGTGTTTGGCCTGCTGCTCAATAAAACCACGTTTGGCCGAAATACTCTGGCGATTGGCGGTAATGAAGAAGCAGCGCGGCTGGCCGGTGTGCCGGTGGTGCGCACCAAAATCATCATTTTTGTACTTTCCGGATTAGTCTCAGCGGCGGCGGGAATCATCCTCGCTTCACGTATGACCAGCGGACAGCCGATGACCTCGATGGGCTATGAGCTGATTGTTATCTCGGCCTGCGTGCTCGGCGGCGTATCTTTGAAAGGGGGGATTGGCAAGATTTCCTACGTTGTAGCGGGGATTTTAATCCTGGGAACAGTAGAAAATGCCATGAACCTGTTAAACATTTCTCCGTTCTCGCAATATGTGGTGCGTGGACTGATTTTACTGGCGGCGGTCATCTTCGACCGTTACAAGCAAAAAGCGAAACGGGCAGTCTGA
- the motB gene encoding flagellar motor protein MotB, with amino-acid sequence MKNQAHPIVIVKRRKHKNHSSAGHGSWKIAYADFMTAMMAFFLVMWLISISSPKELIQIAEYFRTPLATAVTGGPRISNSDSPIPGGGDDYTQQQGEVKKEPNIDELKKRMEQNRLKKVRGELDQLIESDPKLRALRQYLKIDLVQEGLRIQIIDSQNRPMFKTGSADVESYMRDILRAIAPVLNEVPNKISLSGHTDDYPYANGDRGYSNWELSADRANASRRELVAGGLDDGKVLRVIGMANTMKLKPHGGDDAINRRISLLVLNTQTEQAILHENAASQNEPLSVLQQPAALPPAASPTAPQSFQR; translated from the coding sequence ATGAAAAATCAGGCCCACCCAATCGTCATCGTTAAGCGACGTAAGCATAAAAACCACAGCAGCGCCGGACACGGCTCGTGGAAGATTGCTTACGCCGACTTTATGACCGCGATGATGGCCTTCTTTCTGGTGATGTGGCTCATCTCTATTTCCAGCCCGAAAGAGCTGATTCAGATTGCCGAGTACTTCCGCACGCCACTGGCCACCGCGGTCACCGGCGGGCCGCGTATTTCAAACAGCGACAGCCCCATTCCCGGCGGCGGGGACGATTACACCCAGCAGCAGGGCGAAGTGAAAAAAGAGCCGAACATCGATGAGCTGAAAAAGCGCATGGAGCAGAACCGGCTGAAGAAAGTTCGCGGCGAACTGGATCAGCTGATTGAGTCTGACCCGAAACTACGCGCGCTGCGCCAGTATCTGAAAATCGATTTAGTGCAGGAAGGGCTGCGCATTCAGATTATCGACAGCCAGAACCGCCCGATGTTTAAAACCGGCAGCGCGGACGTCGAATCATACATGCGCGATATCCTGCGTGCGATTGCCCCGGTGCTGAACGAAGTACCCAACAAAATCAGTCTTTCAGGCCACACCGACGATTACCCGTACGCCAACGGCGATCGCGGATACAGCAACTGGGAACTCTCTGCCGATCGCGCCAACGCCTCGCGCCGGGAGCTGGTGGCCGGTGGTCTGGACGACGGCAAAGTGCTGCGCGTTATCGGCATGGCCAACACCATGAAGTTAAAGCCGCACGGCGGTGATGACGCTATCAACCGCCGCATCAGTTTACTGGTGCTGAACACTCAGACTGAGCAGGCCATTCTTCATGAAAACGCCGCCAGCCAGAACGAACCGTTAAGCGTATTACAGCAACCGGCGGCGCTGCCTCCGGCGGCCAGTCCCACAGCGCCACAATCCTTCCAGAGGTGA
- the flhC gene encoding flagellar transcriptional regulator FlhC, with product MSEKSIVQEARDIQLAMELITLGARLQMLESETQLSRGRLIKLYKELRGSPPPKGMLPFSTDWFMTWEQNIHSSMFCNAWQYLLKTGLCNGVDAVIRAYRLYLEQCPQQESGPILALTRAWTLVRFVESGMLELSGCYSCGGNFITHAHQPVGSFVCSLCQPPSRAVKRRKLSGVPADITPQLLDEQIEQAV from the coding sequence ATGAGTGAAAAAAGCATTGTTCAGGAAGCCCGCGACATACAACTGGCAATGGAACTGATTACGCTGGGAGCTCGTTTGCAGATGCTCGAAAGCGAAACACAGCTGAGTCGCGGTCGCCTCATTAAGTTGTACAAAGAGCTGCGCGGTAGTCCGCCGCCGAAAGGCATGCTGCCGTTCTCTACCGACTGGTTTATGACCTGGGAACAGAACATCCATTCATCGATGTTCTGTAATGCCTGGCAGTATTTACTTAAAACCGGTCTGTGCAACGGCGTTGATGCGGTCATCAGGGCTTACCGCCTGTATCTCGAGCAGTGTCCGCAGCAGGAAAGTGGGCCAATTTTGGCGCTGACCCGTGCGTGGACCCTGGTACGTTTTGTTGAGAGCGGTATGCTTGAGCTCAGCGGCTGCTATAGCTGCGGCGGCAATTTTATCACCCATGCTCACCAACCCGTGGGGAGCTTTGTGTGCAGTCTCTGCCAGCCGCCGTCACGTGCAGTAAAAAGACGTAAACTTTCCGGCGTTCCTGCCGATATAACACCTCAACTGCTGGATGAACAGATAGAGCAAGCTGTTTAA
- the otsB gene encoding trehalose-phosphatase: MTDPLTAPPVLRGNYAFFFDLDGTLADIKPHPDQVIIPGPIRMTLQQLAEQQAGALALISGRSMSELDALAAPYHFPLAGVHGAERRDIKGQTHIVRLPATLADALLEWLTAGMAPLTGCEVENKGMAFALHYRQAPQHQQAVEQLAAQAVSRFEGLALQPGKCVVEIKPTGINKGAAISAFMQEAPFLGRQPVFIGDDLTDEAGFDVVNLAGGVTVKVGPGETHAHFRLASVADTHQWLLELAQQQHALTDRREGYESLGRSI, encoded by the coding sequence GTGACAGACCCGTTAACCGCTCCGCCGGTTTTGCGCGGAAACTACGCATTTTTCTTTGATTTGGATGGCACGCTGGCAGACATCAAGCCACATCCCGATCAGGTCATTATTCCCGGGCCCATCCGTATGACGCTGCAGCAACTGGCTGAGCAGCAGGCCGGGGCATTGGCATTGATTTCAGGGCGCTCAATGTCTGAGCTGGATGCGCTCGCGGCGCCATATCACTTCCCACTGGCGGGAGTGCACGGGGCTGAACGCCGTGATATCAAGGGCCAAACGCACATTGTGAGATTGCCCGCCACGCTTGCCGACGCGCTTCTTGAGTGGCTGACCGCAGGCATGGCTCCGCTGACAGGCTGTGAAGTGGAAAACAAAGGGATGGCCTTTGCGCTGCATTATCGCCAGGCCCCGCAGCACCAGCAGGCGGTTGAACAGCTGGCGGCGCAGGCCGTGTCCCGTTTTGAGGGGCTGGCGCTGCAGCCGGGGAAATGCGTGGTGGAAATTAAACCAACAGGAATTAATAAAGGGGCCGCCATTTCGGCCTTTATGCAGGAAGCGCCGTTCCTGGGCCGACAGCCGGTATTTATCGGCGATGACCTGACCGATGAGGCAGGATTCGACGTGGTCAATCTTGCCGGGGGAGTCACGGTAAAAGTCGGGCCGGGAGAGACGCACGCGCATTTTCGTTTGGCAAGCGTAGCGGACACCCATCAATGGTTGCTCGAGCTCGCACAACAACAACACGCGCTAACTGACAGGAGAGAAGGCTATGAGTCGCTTGGTCGTAGTATCTAA
- the motA gene encoding flagellar motor stator protein MotA encodes MLILLGYLVVLGTVFGGYAFTGGHLGALYQPAELIIIGGAGIGAFIVGNNGKAIKGTLRALPLLFRRSKYTKSMYMDLLALLYRLMAKSRQQGMFSLERDIENPTESEIFASYPRILADKIMLEFIVDYLRLIISGNMNTFEIEALMDEEIETHESESEVPANSLALVGDSLPAFGIVAAVMGVVHALGSADRPAAELGAMIAHAMVGTFLGILLAYGFISPLATVLRQKSAETTKMMQCVKITLLSNLNGYAPPIAVEFGRKTLYSSERPSFIELEEHVRAVRNPTAQQTTTEDA; translated from the coding sequence GTGCTTATCTTATTAGGTTACCTGGTTGTTCTTGGTACAGTTTTCGGCGGGTATGCGTTCACCGGCGGACACCTTGGGGCACTCTATCAGCCTGCTGAACTGATTATTATTGGCGGCGCGGGCATAGGGGCATTTATCGTTGGCAACAATGGTAAGGCCATCAAGGGAACGCTGAGGGCGCTGCCATTACTGTTTCGTCGTTCGAAGTACACCAAAAGTATGTACATGGATCTGCTGGCGCTGCTGTACCGGCTAATGGCTAAGTCACGCCAGCAGGGCATGTTCTCGCTCGAACGTGATATTGAAAACCCGACCGAAAGCGAAATCTTTGCCAGCTACCCGCGCATTCTGGCGGACAAAATCATGCTGGAATTCATCGTCGATTATCTGCGTCTCATCATCAGCGGCAACATGAACACCTTCGAAATTGAAGCGCTGATGGACGAAGAAATTGAAACCCACGAAAGCGAATCCGAAGTCCCGGCCAACAGCCTCGCGCTGGTGGGCGATTCACTGCCTGCGTTCGGGATCGTGGCGGCGGTGATGGGCGTGGTTCACGCGCTCGGCTCGGCGGACCGTCCGGCGGCGGAGCTCGGGGCGATGATTGCCCACGCGATGGTCGGTACTTTCCTCGGTATTTTGCTGGCCTACGGATTCATTTCCCCGCTGGCCACGGTGCTGCGTCAGAAAAGTGCGGAAACCACCAAGATGATGCAGTGCGTAAAAATCACGCTGCTGTCGAACCTCAACGGCTACGCCCCGCCAATTGCGGTGGAGTTTGGTCGTAAGACGCTGTACTCCAGCGAACGTCCATCGTTCATTGAGCTGGAAGAGCACGTTCGTGCGGTGCGCAATCCAACGGCACAACAGACGACCACCGAGGACGCATGA
- the otsA gene encoding alpha,alpha-trehalose-phosphate synthase, with amino-acid sequence MSRLVVVSNRIAPPDDKKSSAGGLAVGVLGALKAAGGLWFGWSGETGDEDKPLKKVTRGDITWASFNLNEQDHDLYYNQFSNAVLWPAFHYRLDLVNFQREAWEGYLRVNATLADKLLPLIKEDDTLWVHDYHLLPFASELRQRGVNNRIGFFLHIPFPTPEIFNALPTHAELLEQMCDYDLLGFQTENDRLAFLDCISSKTRLTSRGSKTHSAWGHTFRTEVYPIGIDPKEIATQAQGPLPPKLAQLKAELKGVQNIFSVERLDYSKGLPERFQAYEALLENYPQHHGKIRYTQIAPTSRGDVQAYQDIRHQLENAAGRINGHYGQLGWTPLYYLNQHFDRKLLMKVFRYSDVGLVTPLRDGMNLVAKEYVAAQDPANPGVLVLSQFAGAANELTSALIVNPYDRDEVAAAMNRALTMPLTERVSRHAEMLEVIKKNDIYHWQERFIDDLKQITPRTAESRLQNKVAAFPKLA; translated from the coding sequence ATGAGTCGCTTGGTCGTAGTATCTAATCGTATTGCCCCGCCGGATGACAAAAAATCGAGTGCAGGTGGGCTGGCGGTAGGTGTACTGGGGGCGCTTAAAGCCGCAGGTGGGCTGTGGTTTGGCTGGAGTGGGGAAACTGGGGATGAAGACAAGCCGCTAAAGAAAGTGACACGCGGTGACATTACCTGGGCGTCCTTCAATCTCAATGAGCAGGATCATGACCTGTATTACAACCAGTTTTCCAACGCTGTACTGTGGCCCGCATTTCACTACCGTCTGGATTTAGTCAACTTCCAGCGTGAGGCCTGGGAAGGTTATCTGCGCGTCAACGCGACGCTGGCAGACAAATTGCTGCCGCTGATAAAGGAAGACGACACGCTGTGGGTGCACGATTATCACCTGTTGCCGTTCGCCAGCGAGTTGCGTCAGCGCGGGGTGAATAACCGCATCGGCTTTTTCCTGCACATTCCATTCCCGACGCCGGAAATCTTCAACGCGCTGCCGACACACGCGGAGCTGCTCGAACAAATGTGTGACTACGATTTGCTGGGCTTCCAGACCGAGAACGACCGTCTGGCGTTTCTCGACTGCATCTCCAGCAAAACGCGTCTGACCAGCCGCGGCAGTAAAACGCACAGCGCCTGGGGCCACACGTTCCGCACCGAAGTGTATCCGATTGGTATCGACCCGAAAGAGATAGCCACTCAGGCACAGGGGCCGCTGCCGCCGAAACTGGCGCAGCTGAAAGCGGAACTGAAAGGTGTGCAGAATATATTCTCGGTGGAGCGACTGGATTATTCCAAAGGTCTGCCGGAGCGTTTCCAGGCCTATGAGGCGCTGCTGGAGAATTATCCGCAACATCACGGTAAAATCCGTTATACCCAGATTGCGCCGACCTCGCGCGGCGATGTGCAGGCCTATCAGGATATTCGTCATCAGCTGGAAAACGCTGCCGGACGCATCAACGGTCATTACGGACAGCTGGGCTGGACGCCACTTTATTACCTCAATCAGCACTTCGACCGAAAGCTATTAATGAAGGTGTTCCGCTATTCGGACGTCGGGCTGGTGACGCCGTTGCGTGACGGGATGAATCTGGTGGCGAAGGAGTATGTCGCAGCACAAGATCCTGCTAACCCTGGCGTACTGGTCCTGTCACAATTTGCCGGAGCGGCGAATGAATTAACCTCGGCACTGATCGTTAATCCTTATGATCGAGATGAGGTGGCTGCGGCGATGAACAGGGCGCTGACAATGCCGCTCACCGAGAGAGTGTCGCGTCATGCTGAGATGCTGGAGGTGATTAAGAAGAATGATATCTACCACTGGCAGGAGCGTTTCATTGACGACCTAAAGCAGATAACCCCGCGTACGGCGGAAAGTCGGCTGCAGAATAAAGTCGCGGCGTTTCCGAAACTGGCGTGA
- the araG gene encoding L-arabinose ABC transporter ATP-binding protein AraG, translated as MQQSQPYLSFRGISKTFPGVKALTDISFNCYAGQVHALMGENGAGKSTLLKILSGNYAPTGGTLALRGEEVSFADTTAALNAGVAIIYQELHLVPEMTVAENIYLGQMPHKGGIVNRTLLNYEAGLQLQHLGLDIDPQTPLKYLSIGQWQMVEIAKALARNAKVIAFDEPTSSLSAREIDNLFRVIRELRNEGRVIIYVSHRMEEIFALSDAITVFKDGRYVRTFDDTKLVNHDQLVQAMVGREIGDIYGWQPREYGAERLRLDNVKAPGVRQPISLSVKSGEIVGLFGLVGAGRSELMKGLFGGTRITGGQVTIDGQSVDIRKPAHAIRAGMMLCPEDRKADGIIPVHSVRDNINISARRRHIRAGCLINNAWEARNAEHHIQSLNIKTPGAEQLIMNLSGGNQQKAILGRWLSEDMKVILLDEPTRGIDVGAKHEIYNVIYALARSGVAVLFASSDLPEVLGVADRIIVMREGEIAGELLHESANEQQALSLAMPKTTQAVA; from the coding sequence ATGCAACAGTCACAGCCTTACCTCTCATTTCGCGGTATCAGCAAAACCTTCCCCGGCGTGAAAGCCCTCACCGACATTAGCTTCAACTGCTATGCCGGACAGGTGCATGCGCTGATGGGCGAAAACGGTGCCGGAAAATCGACGCTGCTGAAAATCCTCAGCGGTAACTACGCCCCGACGGGCGGCACGCTGGCACTCCGCGGCGAGGAGGTCAGTTTTGCCGATACCACCGCGGCGCTCAACGCCGGGGTGGCAATCATTTATCAGGAGCTGCATCTGGTGCCTGAAATGACGGTGGCGGAAAACATTTATCTTGGGCAGATGCCGCACAAGGGCGGGATCGTTAACCGAACGCTGCTTAACTACGAGGCGGGTCTCCAGCTGCAACACCTTGGGCTGGATATCGACCCACAGACGCCGCTCAAATATCTCTCCATCGGCCAGTGGCAGATGGTGGAAATTGCTAAGGCACTGGCGCGTAACGCGAAGGTCATCGCCTTTGATGAGCCGACCAGCTCGCTCTCGGCACGTGAAATTGACAACCTGTTCCGGGTTATCCGCGAACTGCGTAACGAAGGTCGGGTCATTATTTATGTTTCGCACCGTATGGAGGAGATTTTTGCCCTCAGCGATGCGATCACCGTGTTTAAAGACGGGCGCTACGTTCGTACGTTTGATGACACCAAACTGGTGAATCACGACCAACTGGTGCAGGCGATGGTTGGCCGTGAAATCGGCGATATCTACGGCTGGCAGCCGCGCGAATACGGCGCGGAGCGCCTGCGTCTGGATAACGTCAAAGCGCCGGGCGTACGTCAGCCGATCAGCCTGTCGGTGAAAAGTGGTGAAATCGTCGGCCTGTTTGGGCTGGTGGGGGCCGGGCGCAGCGAATTAATGAAAGGGCTGTTTGGCGGCACCCGAATTACTGGCGGCCAGGTGACGATTGACGGTCAGTCGGTGGATATTCGCAAGCCGGCCCACGCCATTCGCGCCGGAATGATGCTATGCCCGGAAGACAGGAAAGCCGACGGGATAATCCCGGTGCACTCGGTACGCGACAACATCAATATCAGCGCCCGTCGCAGGCACATCCGCGCCGGATGCCTGATCAATAACGCCTGGGAAGCCCGCAATGCCGAGCACCATATTCAATCGCTGAATATCAAAACTCCCGGCGCGGAGCAACTGATCATGAACCTCTCCGGCGGCAATCAACAGAAAGCCATTCTGGGGCGCTGGCTGTCCGAGGATATGAAAGTCATTTTGCTCGATGAGCCGACGCGCGGCATTGATGTGGGCGCCAAGCACGAAATCTATAACGTTATTTATGCGCTGGCGAGATCGGGCGTGGCGGTGCTGTTTGCCTCCAGCGACCTGCCAGAAGTGCTCGGCGTGGCCGACCGCATCATTGTGATGCGTGAGGGAGAAATAGCAGGCGAGCTGCTGCACGAAAGCGCGAATGAACAGCAGGCGTTGAGCCTGGCGATGCCGAAAACCACTCAGGCCGTTGCCTGA
- the cheA gene encoding chemotaxis protein CheA: MSMDISDFYQTFFDEADELLADMEQHLLDLVPEAPDSEQLNAIFRAAHSIKGGAGTFGFSVLQETTHLMENLLDDARRGEMQLNTDIINLFLETKDIMQEQLDAYKSSQEPDAASFEYICHALRQLALEAKGEAVPPAAGAKLTVVDSEDGESEVAIAPEHSAGQTRIVLSRLKAGEPEMLQEELSNLAQISHVVKTADSLSANLDGAVSQDDIVAVLCFVIEADQIAFETATTTAVTETAAVAEVDAPAVAVPAAVNAPVLKAVPKETAAPPRVEREKPAKASESTSIRVAVEKVDQLINLVGELVITQSMLAQRSNELDPVEHGDLITSMGQLERNARDLQESVMSIRMMPMEYVFSRFPRLVRDLAGKLNKQVELTLMGSSTELDKSLIERIIDPLTHLVRNSLDHGIESPENRMAAGKSAVGNLILSAEHQGGNICIEVTDDGAGLNRERILAKAMSQGMAVSENMTDEDVGMLIFAPGFSTAEQVTDVSGRGVGMDVVKRNIQEMGGHVEIKSKQGAGTTIRILLPLTLAILDGMSVKVSGEVFILPLNAVMESLQPRDEDLHPLAGGERVLEVRGEYLPLVELWKVFDVQGAKTEATQGIVVILQSAGRRYALLVDQLIGQHQVVVKNLESNYRKVPGISAATILGDGSVALIVDVQALQGLNREQRVAYTAA; encoded by the coding sequence GTGAGCATGGATATCAGCGATTTTTATCAGACATTTTTTGATGAAGCCGACGAATTGTTGGCGGATATGGAGCAGCACCTGCTGGATCTCGTTCCAGAAGCCCCGGACTCAGAGCAACTGAACGCCATTTTTCGTGCGGCGCACTCGATAAAGGGCGGCGCGGGCACCTTCGGTTTTAGCGTTTTGCAGGAAACCACGCACCTGATGGAAAACCTGCTGGACGACGCACGGCGCGGTGAGATGCAGCTCAATACCGACATTATCAACCTGTTTTTGGAAACGAAAGACATTATGCAGGAACAGCTCGATGCCTATAAAAGCTCGCAGGAGCCGGACGCTGCCAGCTTTGAATACATCTGTCACGCTCTGCGCCAACTGGCCTTAGAAGCAAAAGGTGAGGCGGTACCTCCGGCGGCGGGCGCAAAACTGACCGTGGTCGACAGCGAAGATGGCGAAAGCGAGGTGGCGATTGCCCCAGAGCACAGCGCGGGTCAAACCCGTATCGTGCTGTCGCGTCTGAAAGCCGGTGAGCCGGAGATGTTGCAGGAAGAACTCAGCAATCTCGCGCAGATTAGCCACGTGGTGAAAACTGCTGATTCCCTCAGCGCCAACCTCGATGGTGCGGTTTCGCAGGACGACATCGTGGCGGTGCTGTGCTTCGTGATTGAAGCCGATCAGATTGCCTTTGAAACCGCGACGACAACCGCGGTGACCGAAACGGCGGCGGTTGCGGAAGTGGACGCCCCCGCGGTCGCGGTGCCTGCGGCGGTCAACGCGCCAGTACTCAAAGCCGTGCCGAAAGAGACGGCGGCTCCCCCGCGTGTTGAGCGTGAAAAACCGGCGAAAGCCAGTGAATCTACCAGTATCCGCGTGGCGGTTGAGAAGGTCGATCAGCTGATTAACCTGGTCGGCGAACTGGTGATCACCCAGTCGATGCTGGCCCAGCGTTCTAACGAACTGGACCCGGTTGAGCACGGCGATTTGATTACCAGCATGGGTCAGCTGGAGCGTAACGCGCGCGACCTGCAAGAATCGGTGATGTCGATTCGTATGATGCCGATGGAATACGTTTTCAGCCGCTTCCCGCGCCTGGTGCGTGACCTGGCGGGCAAACTGAATAAGCAGGTGGAACTGACCCTGATGGGCAGCTCCACCGAACTGGATAAAAGTTTGATCGAACGCATTATCGACCCGTTGACGCACCTGGTGCGTAACAGTCTCGATCATGGCATCGAATCGCCAGAAAACCGCATGGCGGCGGGGAAATCTGCGGTCGGCAACCTGATTCTCTCGGCGGAGCACCAGGGCGGAAACATCTGCATCGAAGTCACCGATGACGGCGCTGGCCTGAACCGCGAACGTATTCTGGCGAAGGCGATGTCGCAGGGTATGGCGGTCAGCGAAAACATGACTGACGAAGACGTCGGAATGCTGATTTTCGCGCCGGGCTTCTCAACCGCCGAGCAGGTAACTGATGTCTCCGGACGCGGTGTCGGCATGGACGTGGTGAAACGGAACATCCAGGAGATGGGCGGCCACGTTGAGATCAAATCGAAGCAGGGCGCGGGCACCACGATCCGCATTCTGCTGCCGCTGACGCTGGCTATTCTCGACGGAATGTCAGTGAAAGTGAGCGGTGAGGTCTTCATTCTGCCGCTGAATGCGGTGATGGAATCCTTACAGCCGCGTGATGAAGATTTGCATCCGCTGGCGGGCGGCGAGCGCGTGCTGGAAGTGCGCGGCGAATACCTGCCGCTGGTAGAACTGTGGAAAGTTTTCGATGTTCAGGGGGCCAAAACCGAAGCCACTCAGGGCATCGTAGTTATCCTGCAAAGCGCAGGCCGCCGCTATGCGCTGTTGGTGGATCAGCTGATCGGCCAGCACCAGGTGGTGGTGAAAAATCTGGAAAGCAACTACCGCAAAGTGCCGGGCATTTCAGCCGCCACCATCCTCGGGGATGGCAGCGTGGCGCTGATTGTCGATGTTCAGGCTTTGCAGGGTTTGAATCGTGAGCAACGTGTGGCGTACACCGCCGCCTGA
- the flhD gene encoding flagellar transcriptional regulator FlhD: MHTSELLKHIYDINLSYLLLAQRLISQDKASAMFRLGINEEMATTLGSLTLPQMVKLAETNQLVCQFRFDSHQTITQLTQESRVDDLQQIHTGILLSTRLLKEASLADGSARKKRA, encoded by the coding sequence ATGCATACATCCGAGTTGCTAAAGCATATTTACGACATTAATTTGTCTTATTTATTACTTGCACAGCGTTTGATAAGTCAGGATAAAGCCTCTGCCATGTTCCGTCTCGGAATCAACGAAGAGATGGCGACAACTTTGGGCTCTCTGACCCTTCCACAGATGGTGAAATTAGCGGAAACCAACCAGTTGGTTTGTCAGTTCCGCTTTGACAGCCACCAGACCATCACCCAACTCACGCAAGAGTCACGGGTTGATGATCTGCAACAAATTCATACCGGAATTCTGCTTTCTACTCGCTTACTGAAGGAAGCTAGCCTTGCAGATGGCTCTGCACGGAAAAAAAGGGCCTGA